Proteins from a single region of Desulfolutivibrio sulfoxidireducens:
- a CDS encoding CoB--CoM heterodisulfide reductase iron-sulfur subunit A family protein, with translation MANRIGVYVCHCGTNIAGKVDVSQVAAYASGLKNVVVARDYKFMCSDPGQETIIRDIRGKGLNRVVVASCSPRLHEKTFQNACLRGGLNPFLFQMTCIREHCSWVTADREEATKKAKHLVAAAVDRVNYHQRLYSRKEKVHPDVMVVGAGIAGIQAALDISKAGFNVHLVERASSIGGHMAQFDKTFPTLDCAACISTPKMVAVSQEPRINLMTYSEVVAVKGFVGNYTVTVKKKPRYINENLCTGCGLCMEKCPKKVPSEFEEGIGTRKAIYRNSPQSVPNKPVIDTESCLYFRKGKCRVCEKNCPSGAIDFTQTETELVLDVGSIVIATGFDILDPTPLTQYGFGRYPEVYTGLQFERLNNAVGPTGGKIVMKNGKAPESVGIIHCVGSRDANHHPYCSRVCCMYALKYDHLIKDKVGHHVKIYNFYIDMRCFGKGYEEFYRRVQEEGVTFIRGRPAEITDEARSPEEEGRLTVVCEDTLLGRNLRVPVDMVILCTAMQPRQDTPQVARVFGISQGMDKFFLEEHPKLGPVSTATDGIFLAGACQGPKDIPDAVSHASGAACQALALAAKGEVTISPTTSFINPDICVGCRICVGLCPYSAIEFDDRRNVAVVNEAMCKGCGSCAGYCPSGAAQIRHFTEKAVFAELEGVLEFLRENEPAPVVDDLWSVATKPLD, from the coding sequence ATGGCCAACAGAATCGGAGTGTACGTCTGCCACTGCGGCACCAACATCGCCGGCAAAGTGGATGTCTCTCAGGTGGCCGCCTATGCCTCGGGCCTGAAAAACGTCGTCGTGGCCAGGGACTACAAGTTCATGTGTTCGGACCCCGGGCAGGAGACCATCATTCGGGACATTCGGGGAAAGGGGCTCAACCGGGTGGTGGTGGCCTCCTGTTCCCCCAGGCTCCACGAAAAAACCTTTCAGAACGCCTGCCTGCGGGGCGGGCTGAACCCCTTTCTCTTCCAGATGACCTGCATCCGGGAGCATTGTTCCTGGGTGACCGCGGATCGGGAGGAGGCCACGAAAAAGGCCAAGCACCTGGTGGCCGCCGCCGTGGACCGGGTGAACTACCACCAGCGGCTCTATTCCCGGAAGGAAAAGGTCCATCCCGACGTCATGGTGGTCGGGGCCGGGATCGCGGGCATTCAGGCGGCCCTGGACATCTCCAAGGCCGGGTTCAACGTCCACCTGGTGGAGCGCGCCTCCTCCATCGGCGGACACATGGCCCAGTTCGACAAGACCTTTCCCACTCTGGACTGCGCGGCCTGCATCTCGACCCCGAAGATGGTGGCCGTGTCCCAGGAGCCGCGCATCAACCTCATGACCTACTCCGAGGTGGTCGCGGTCAAGGGATTTGTCGGCAACTACACGGTCACGGTCAAGAAAAAGCCCCGGTACATCAACGAGAACCTGTGCACCGGCTGCGGACTGTGCATGGAGAAGTGTCCCAAGAAGGTCCCCAGCGAATTCGAGGAGGGCATCGGCACCCGAAAGGCCATCTACCGCAATTCGCCCCAGAGCGTGCCCAACAAGCCGGTCATCGACACCGAGAGCTGTCTGTATTTCCGCAAGGGCAAGTGCCGGGTCTGCGAGAAGAACTGTCCCTCCGGGGCCATCGACTTCACCCAGACCGAAACCGAGTTGGTGTTGGACGTGGGCTCCATCGTCATCGCCACCGGCTTCGACATCCTCGATCCCACCCCGCTGACCCAGTACGGCTTCGGCCGCTACCCCGAGGTCTACACCGGCCTGCAGTTCGAACGCCTAAACAACGCCGTGGGCCCGACCGGCGGCAAGATCGTCATGAAAAACGGCAAGGCCCCGGAATCCGTAGGCATCATTCATTGCGTGGGCAGCCGGGACGCGAACCACCATCCGTACTGTTCCCGGGTGTGCTGCATGTACGCCCTCAAATACGACCACCTGATCAAGGACAAGGTCGGGCACCACGTCAAGATCTACAATTTCTACATCGACATGCGCTGCTTCGGCAAAGGCTATGAGGAATTCTACCGCCGGGTCCAGGAGGAGGGCGTGACCTTCATTCGCGGCCGTCCGGCCGAGATCACGGACGAGGCCAGGTCGCCGGAGGAGGAGGGCAGGCTGACGGTGGTCTGCGAGGACACGCTGCTCGGGCGGAATCTGCGCGTGCCGGTGGACATGGTCATCTTGTGCACGGCCATGCAGCCGCGCCAGGACACGCCCCAGGTGGCCAGGGTCTTCGGCATAAGCCAGGGCATGGACAAGTTCTTCCTGGAGGAGCACCCCAAGCTCGGGCCGGTCTCCACAGCCACGGACGGCATCTTCCTGGCCGGGGCCTGCCAGGGGCCAAAGGACATCCCGGACGCCGTGTCCCACGCCTCGGGCGCGGCCTGCCAGGCCCTGGCCCTGGCCGCCAAGGGCGAGGTGACCATCTCCCCGACCACCAGCTTCATCAATCCCGACATCTGCGTCGGGTGCAGGATCTGCGTCGGGCTTTGCCCGTACTCGGCCATCGAGTTCGACGACCGCCGCAACGTGGCCGTGGTCAACGAGGCCATGTGCAAGGGCTGCGGCTCCTGCGCCGGATACTGCCCGAGCGGCGCGGCCCAGATCAGGCATTTCACGGAAAAGGCGGTGTTCGCCGAGCTGGAGGGGGTTCTGGAATTCTTGAGGGAAAACGAGCCGGCCCCGGTTGTTGACGATCTGTGGTCGGTCGCTACGAAACCGTTGGACTAG